One Kineococcus radiotolerans SRS30216 = ATCC BAA-149 DNA window includes the following coding sequences:
- a CDS encoding LLM class flavin-dependent oxidoreductase, producing MTTTDAADVSTTVQFGIDTFGDVPRDEEGRLVSHARAIRATVEEAVLADQTGVDVIAVGEHHRPEYAISTPETVLAGIATRTSRIHLASGVTVLSSDDPVRVFQRFATLDALSNGRAEVILGRGSFTESFPLFGYDLSDYDVLFEEKIELFHRLLDEGPVTWEGTTRAALHEAEVYPRTESGRLTTWVGVGGSPESVVRTARYGFRLMLAIIGGPPARFGPYFDLYERATAELGTTAHPVGMHSPGFVARTDEEAKALYYPGYEEMRNRIGALRGWPPLRRSEFDAEVESGSLYVGSPETVARRVADAIRTLGVGRFDMIYSSAGAVSAGARLRAVELYGAEVVPLVREMLADAPAGAGSRSGQAR from the coding sequence ATGACCACGACCGACGCAGCCGACGTCTCGACCACCGTCCAGTTCGGCATCGACACCTTCGGTGACGTGCCCCGCGATGAGGAGGGCCGGCTCGTCTCCCACGCCCGCGCCATCCGCGCCACGGTGGAGGAGGCGGTCCTGGCCGACCAGACCGGTGTCGACGTCATCGCCGTCGGTGAGCACCACCGTCCCGAGTACGCCATCTCCACCCCCGAGACCGTGCTGGCCGGCATCGCCACCCGCACCTCGCGGATCCACCTGGCGTCCGGGGTCACCGTGCTCAGCAGCGACGACCCCGTCCGGGTGTTCCAGCGCTTCGCCACCCTCGACGCCCTCTCGAACGGGCGCGCCGAGGTCATCCTCGGGCGGGGTTCCTTCACCGAGTCCTTCCCGCTGTTCGGCTACGACCTCTCCGACTACGACGTGCTGTTCGAGGAGAAGATCGAGCTGTTCCACCGCCTCCTCGACGAGGGGCCGGTGACGTGGGAGGGGACCACCCGGGCCGCCCTGCACGAGGCCGAGGTGTACCCCCGGACCGAGTCGGGGCGTCTCACGACGTGGGTGGGGGTGGGGGGTTCGCCGGAGTCGGTGGTCCGCACCGCCCGGTACGGGTTCCGGCTCATGCTCGCCATCATCGGTGGTCCGCCTGCGCGCTTCGGTCCGTACTTCGACCTCTACGAGCGTGCCACCGCCGAGCTGGGCACCACCGCCCACCCGGTCGGGATGCACTCCCCGGGGTTCGTGGCCCGCACCGACGAGGAGGCGAAGGCGCTGTACTACCCCGGCTACGAGGAGATGCGCAACCGCATCGGTGCGCTGCGCGGTTGGCCGCCGCTGCGGCGCAGCGAGTTCGACGCCGAGGTCGAGAGCGGCTCGCTCTACGTGGGTTCCCCGGAGACCGTCGCCCGCAGGGTGGCCGACGCCATCCGCACGCTGGGCGTTGGGCGCTTCGACATGATCTACTCCTCCGCCGGAGCCGTCTCGGCCGGTGCCCGGTTGCGGGCGGTGGAGCTGTACGGGGCCGAGGTCGTGCCGCTGGTGCGCGAGATGCTCGCCGACGCCCCAGCCGGCGCCGGGAGCCGCTCAGGACAGGCGCGGTGA